One genomic segment of Cygnus olor isolate bCygOlo1 chromosome 20, bCygOlo1.pri.v2, whole genome shotgun sequence includes these proteins:
- the KIAA0753 gene encoding protein moonraker isoform X2, which yields MGPSKPSLSGAPFASTTQLYRNEGKTLQTQLQFNRNVPAVPENLALRFSNPCPIIIEKLKSSKDQRNLSGSDNSSIKSSGKFSIISEERLKLAIQLAKRDIKRKHLEEQVKQKVLGDAVNKSLLTQKSQQQKNKVFESPEKKSVLKSQTELKYQGKLGQSSSVETTASGAKVYLYTPSEGKLTPAVLGSLPAHNMRPDPKPNVNKKEDKSRQEIQRLQKELRSCIQKIEELIKKERDEEILNRDEEQQVCTRRQKQASRSARMLYVLQQQVKEIQDDLEKLSPHEIKHTKKSQAVSRLAAAHRGAIRALQAFANQFTDQTEQLIPTHYKELGSLIRQLSLCSAKLEVDSSVSDIIIDILLQIEDLDSLLEKKQAARKSKKCLTASQHKSPVNTETSPDRKQVTSPKGEKKSLILKEKHGQEPRKFPASRDKRQRVTNISAVQKMNSHAHILHNKFQEENDLPTPERNAILKGSIDSQLRSRAVKKDLILESGPLKKKDVILPAKSQGMLKPLKPRQVQPQGKHAQFQETTIAFQLKENKRLVKESRIPWVPPNPTSPPASPKRAHRISRTASSKKLIHKHSALQKGNTEERRLGFMEKEALRLAWLEAGTSRRMKVLTDLSKGEMEKIKKLRSQGASPTQYVDKVEKAVQKRIEPLLDRAQVAANADILSEKVLDDLLEDTAQELWNTEQQKKLQAEEFMADSPSLETMLQRMEEIERYQAAVCRRFTQIVYSDSKFWAQEMDQQSALTAKIPTSPHPIHITKLTQHVERETDILIEKLFDDNDTDENEEAKEKLPTGNDILDPLTQNSLQKECYISLPVTKDMLQSIKDYNSRYEHHLKLIFHEAVGGFNPWQIAESLAEELTEEALCDVAAELQDVCEDYAEAVFTSEFLQPAQ from the exons ATGGGACCAAGCAAACCATCTTTGTCTGGTGCTCCGTTTGCATCCACTACCCAGCTATACAGGAATGAAGGAAAGACTTTACAAACTCAG CTCCAGTTTAACAGAAATGTTCCTGCAGTTCCAGAGAACTTGGCTCTCAGATTCTCTAACCCCTGTCCAATTATAATAGAAAAACTGAAGTCATCCAAGGATCAGAGAAATCTATCTGGAAGTGACAACTCCAGCATCAAAAGCTCTGGCAAGTTTTCAATAATATCTGAAGAGAGACTAAAACTGGCCATTCAGCTAGCCAAAAGGGACATAAAACGAAAACATCTTGAAGAGCAAGTGAAACAGAAAGTATTAGGAGATGCTGTCAATAAATCATTGTTGACTCAGAagtcacagcagcagaagaataAAGTGTTTGAAAgtccagaaaagaaaagtgtgCTGAAGTCTCAAACTGAGTTGAAATATCAAGGGAAACTTGGTCAGTCTTCCAGTGTGGAGACTACCGCTTCTGGTGCAAAAGTTTATCTCTACACACCAAGTGAGGGAAAGCTAACACCAGCTGTTCTGGGCTCTTTACCTGCTCATAACATGAGACCAGACCCCAAGCCAAATGTtaacaaaaaagaagataaaagtaGGCAGGAAATCCAACGGCTACAAAAGGAATTGAGAAGTTGTATCCAGAAAATAGAAGAACTGATTAAAAAAG agagagatgaagaaattttaaatcGTGATGAAGAGCAACAGGTTTGCACTCGAAGACAGAAACAAGCTTCACGGTCAGCTCGGATGCTGTATGTACTCCAGCAACAG GTAAAAGAAATTCAGGATGATTTAGAGAAACTGAGTCCTCATGAAATCAAACACACTAAAAAG tctcAAGCAGTATCCAGAttggcagcagcacacagaggagCTATACGAGCCTTGCAGGCATTTGCCAATCAGTTTACTGATCAAACAGAGCAACTTATTCCTACCCACTACAAGGAACTGGGCAGTCTCATTCGACAGCTGTCTCTTTGTTCTGCCAAACTAGAAGTGGATTCTTCAGTTTCTGACATTATCATAGATATTTTGCTGCAAATTGAG GATCTGGATTCattgctggaaaagaaacaagcagccagaaaatcaaagaaatgtCTTACAGCATCTCAGCACAAATCTCCAGTGAACACTGAGACATCTCCAGACAGAAAGCAAGTGACATctccaaaaggagaaaaaaagtctctcatcttaaaggaaaaacatggaCAAGAACCTAGAAAATTTCCAGCTTCCAGAG ATAAACGTCAACGtgttacaaatatttcagcagttCAGAAGATGAACAGTCATGCTCATATATTGCACAATAAAttccaagaagaaaatgatctACCTACTCCAGAgagaaatgccattttaaaaggaagtatAGATTCACAGTTGAGATCTAGAGCTGTAAAAAAGGATCTCATCCTTGAAAGTGGccctttgaaaaagaaagacgTGATATTACCTGCAAAATCACAG GGAATGCTTAAACCTCTAAAACCAAGGCAGGTACAGCCTCAAGGAAAGCATGCCCAATTTCAAGAGACAACTATAGCTTTTCAGCTAAAAGAGAATAAACGACTTGTTAAGGAGAGCAGAATACCCTGGGTGCCTCCAAACCCTACATCTCCACCTGCTTCACCGAAACG TGCTCACAGGATATCCAGGACTGCAAGTTCCAAGAAGCTCATTCATAAGCattcagctttgcagaaagggaatacagaagaaagaagactaGGGTTCATGGAAAAAGAAGCTCTCAG actaGCATGGCTTGAAGCAGGAACTTCAAGAAGAATGAAGGTTCTAACTGACCTcagcaaaggagaaatggaaaaaataaaaaagttaag gtcGCAAGGTGCTTCTCCAACCCAGTACGTAGACAAAGTTGAGAAAGCAGTACAGAAACGCATAGAACCTCTGTTGGATAGGGCACAG GTTGCAGCAAATGCAGATATCCTGAGTGAGAAGGTATTGGATGATCTTTTAGAAGATACTGCTCAAGAACTCTGGAATACggagcagcagaagaaactcCAGGCTGAGGAGTTCATGGCTGACAGTCCTAGTCTAGAGACAATGTTGcaaagaatggaagaaattgAA agatacCAGGCGGCTGTATGCAGGAGATTCACCCAGATTGTGTATAGTGATTCAAAGTTCTGGGCCCAGGAAATGG aTCAACAAAGTGCATTAACAGCTAAAATACCTACATCTCCTCATCCAATTCACATAACCAAATTAACCCAGCACGTAGAGCgagaaacagacattttaattgaaaaactTTTTGATGACAA TGACACTGATGAAAACgaagaagcaaaggagaaattGCCGACTGGAAATGATATTCTGGATCCCTTGACTCAGAATTCTCTACAGAAGGAGTGCTATATTTCTCTCCCTGTTACAAAGGATATGCTCCAGAGCATCAAGGATTATAACAGCAGATATGAACATCACCTAAAGCTCATTTTTCATGAGGCAGTAGGTGGTTTCAATCCATGGCAGATTGCTGAGAG TCTTGCAGAAGAACTAACAGAAGAAGCCCTATGTGAtgtggcagcagagctgcaggatgtTTGTGAGGATTATGCAGAAGCTGTGTTCACGTCAGAATTTTTGCAGCCAGCACAGTAA
- the KIAA0753 gene encoding protein moonraker isoform X1 has translation MGPSKPSLSGAPFASTTQLYRNEGKTLQTQLQFNRNVPAVPENLALRFSNPCPIIIEKLKSSKDQRNLSGSDNSSIKSSGKFSIISEERLKLAIQLAKRDIKRKHLEEQVKQKVLGDAVNKSLLTQKSQQQKNKVFESPEKKSVLKSQTELKYQGKLGQSSSVETTASGAKVYLYTPSEGKLTPAVLGSLPAHNMRPDPKPNVNKKEDKSRQEIQRLQKELRSCIQKIEELIKKERDEEILNRDEEQQVCTRRQKQASRSARMLYVLQQQVKEIQDDLEKLSPHEIKHTKKSQAVSRLAAAHRGAIRALQAFANQFTDQTEQLIPTHYKELGSLIRQLSLCSAKLEVDSSVSDIIIDILLQIEDLDSLLEKKQAARKSKKCLTASQHKSPVNTETSPDRKQVTSPKGEKKSLILKEKHGQEPRKFPASRDKRQRVTNISAVQKMNSHAHILHNKFQEENDLPTPERNAILKGSIDSQLRSRAVKKDLILESGPLKKKDVILPAKSQGMLKPLKPRQVQPQGKHAQFQETTIAFQLKENKRLVKESRIPWVPPNPTSPPASPKRAHRISRTASSKKLIHKHSALQKGNTEERRLGFMEKEALRLAWLEAGTSRRMKVLTDLSKGEMEKIKKLRSQGASPTQYVDKVEKAVQKRIEPLLDRAQQVAANADILSEKVLDDLLEDTAQELWNTEQQKKLQAEEFMADSPSLETMLQRMEEIERYQAAVCRRFTQIVYSDSKFWAQEMDQQSALTAKIPTSPHPIHITKLTQHVERETDILIEKLFDDNDTDENEEAKEKLPTGNDILDPLTQNSLQKECYISLPVTKDMLQSIKDYNSRYEHHLKLIFHEAVGGFNPWQIAESLAEELTEEALCDVAAELQDVCEDYAEAVFTSEFLQPAQ, from the exons ATGGGACCAAGCAAACCATCTTTGTCTGGTGCTCCGTTTGCATCCACTACCCAGCTATACAGGAATGAAGGAAAGACTTTACAAACTCAG CTCCAGTTTAACAGAAATGTTCCTGCAGTTCCAGAGAACTTGGCTCTCAGATTCTCTAACCCCTGTCCAATTATAATAGAAAAACTGAAGTCATCCAAGGATCAGAGAAATCTATCTGGAAGTGACAACTCCAGCATCAAAAGCTCTGGCAAGTTTTCAATAATATCTGAAGAGAGACTAAAACTGGCCATTCAGCTAGCCAAAAGGGACATAAAACGAAAACATCTTGAAGAGCAAGTGAAACAGAAAGTATTAGGAGATGCTGTCAATAAATCATTGTTGACTCAGAagtcacagcagcagaagaataAAGTGTTTGAAAgtccagaaaagaaaagtgtgCTGAAGTCTCAAACTGAGTTGAAATATCAAGGGAAACTTGGTCAGTCTTCCAGTGTGGAGACTACCGCTTCTGGTGCAAAAGTTTATCTCTACACACCAAGTGAGGGAAAGCTAACACCAGCTGTTCTGGGCTCTTTACCTGCTCATAACATGAGACCAGACCCCAAGCCAAATGTtaacaaaaaagaagataaaagtaGGCAGGAAATCCAACGGCTACAAAAGGAATTGAGAAGTTGTATCCAGAAAATAGAAGAACTGATTAAAAAAG agagagatgaagaaattttaaatcGTGATGAAGAGCAACAGGTTTGCACTCGAAGACAGAAACAAGCTTCACGGTCAGCTCGGATGCTGTATGTACTCCAGCAACAG GTAAAAGAAATTCAGGATGATTTAGAGAAACTGAGTCCTCATGAAATCAAACACACTAAAAAG tctcAAGCAGTATCCAGAttggcagcagcacacagaggagCTATACGAGCCTTGCAGGCATTTGCCAATCAGTTTACTGATCAAACAGAGCAACTTATTCCTACCCACTACAAGGAACTGGGCAGTCTCATTCGACAGCTGTCTCTTTGTTCTGCCAAACTAGAAGTGGATTCTTCAGTTTCTGACATTATCATAGATATTTTGCTGCAAATTGAG GATCTGGATTCattgctggaaaagaaacaagcagccagaaaatcaaagaaatgtCTTACAGCATCTCAGCACAAATCTCCAGTGAACACTGAGACATCTCCAGACAGAAAGCAAGTGACATctccaaaaggagaaaaaaagtctctcatcttaaaggaaaaacatggaCAAGAACCTAGAAAATTTCCAGCTTCCAGAG ATAAACGTCAACGtgttacaaatatttcagcagttCAGAAGATGAACAGTCATGCTCATATATTGCACAATAAAttccaagaagaaaatgatctACCTACTCCAGAgagaaatgccattttaaaaggaagtatAGATTCACAGTTGAGATCTAGAGCTGTAAAAAAGGATCTCATCCTTGAAAGTGGccctttgaaaaagaaagacgTGATATTACCTGCAAAATCACAG GGAATGCTTAAACCTCTAAAACCAAGGCAGGTACAGCCTCAAGGAAAGCATGCCCAATTTCAAGAGACAACTATAGCTTTTCAGCTAAAAGAGAATAAACGACTTGTTAAGGAGAGCAGAATACCCTGGGTGCCTCCAAACCCTACATCTCCACCTGCTTCACCGAAACG TGCTCACAGGATATCCAGGACTGCAAGTTCCAAGAAGCTCATTCATAAGCattcagctttgcagaaagggaatacagaagaaagaagactaGGGTTCATGGAAAAAGAAGCTCTCAG actaGCATGGCTTGAAGCAGGAACTTCAAGAAGAATGAAGGTTCTAACTGACCTcagcaaaggagaaatggaaaaaataaaaaagttaag gtcGCAAGGTGCTTCTCCAACCCAGTACGTAGACAAAGTTGAGAAAGCAGTACAGAAACGCATAGAACCTCTGTTGGATAGGGCACAG cagGTTGCAGCAAATGCAGATATCCTGAGTGAGAAGGTATTGGATGATCTTTTAGAAGATACTGCTCAAGAACTCTGGAATACggagcagcagaagaaactcCAGGCTGAGGAGTTCATGGCTGACAGTCCTAGTCTAGAGACAATGTTGcaaagaatggaagaaattgAA agatacCAGGCGGCTGTATGCAGGAGATTCACCCAGATTGTGTATAGTGATTCAAAGTTCTGGGCCCAGGAAATGG aTCAACAAAGTGCATTAACAGCTAAAATACCTACATCTCCTCATCCAATTCACATAACCAAATTAACCCAGCACGTAGAGCgagaaacagacattttaattgaaaaactTTTTGATGACAA TGACACTGATGAAAACgaagaagcaaaggagaaattGCCGACTGGAAATGATATTCTGGATCCCTTGACTCAGAATTCTCTACAGAAGGAGTGCTATATTTCTCTCCCTGTTACAAAGGATATGCTCCAGAGCATCAAGGATTATAACAGCAGATATGAACATCACCTAAAGCTCATTTTTCATGAGGCAGTAGGTGGTTTCAATCCATGGCAGATTGCTGAGAG TCTTGCAGAAGAACTAACAGAAGAAGCCCTATGTGAtgtggcagcagagctgcaggatgtTTGTGAGGATTATGCAGAAGCTGTGTTCACGTCAGAATTTTTGCAGCCAGCACAGTAA
- the KIAA0753 gene encoding protein moonraker isoform X3 produces the protein MGPSKPSLSGAPFASTTQLYRNEGKTLQTQLQFNRNVPAVPENLALRFSNPCPIIIEKLKSSKDQRNLSGSDNSSIKSSERDEEILNRDEEQQVCTRRQKQASRSARMLYVLQQQVKEIQDDLEKLSPHEIKHTKKSQAVSRLAAAHRGAIRALQAFANQFTDQTEQLIPTHYKELGSLIRQLSLCSAKLEVDSSVSDIIIDILLQIEDLDSLLEKKQAARKSKKCLTASQHKSPVNTETSPDRKQVTSPKGEKKSLILKEKHGQEPRKFPASRDKRQRVTNISAVQKMNSHAHILHNKFQEENDLPTPERNAILKGSIDSQLRSRAVKKDLILESGPLKKKDVILPAKSQGMLKPLKPRQVQPQGKHAQFQETTIAFQLKENKRLVKESRIPWVPPNPTSPPASPKRAHRISRTASSKKLIHKHSALQKGNTEERRLGFMEKEALRLAWLEAGTSRRMKVLTDLSKGEMEKIKKLRSQGASPTQYVDKVEKAVQKRIEPLLDRAQQVAANADILSEKVLDDLLEDTAQELWNTEQQKKLQAEEFMADSPSLETMLQRMEEIERYQAAVCRRFTQIVYSDSKFWAQEMDQQSALTAKIPTSPHPIHITKLTQHVERETDILIEKLFDDNDTDENEEAKEKLPTGNDILDPLTQNSLQKECYISLPVTKDMLQSIKDYNSRYEHHLKLIFHEAVGGFNPWQIAESLAEELTEEALCDVAAELQDVCEDYAEAVFTSEFLQPAQ, from the exons ATGGGACCAAGCAAACCATCTTTGTCTGGTGCTCCGTTTGCATCCACTACCCAGCTATACAGGAATGAAGGAAAGACTTTACAAACTCAG CTCCAGTTTAACAGAAATGTTCCTGCAGTTCCAGAGAACTTGGCTCTCAGATTCTCTAACCCCTGTCCAATTATAATAGAAAAACTGAAGTCATCCAAGGATCAGAGAAATCTATCTGGAAGTGACAACTCCAGCATCAAAAGCTCTG agagagatgaagaaattttaaatcGTGATGAAGAGCAACAGGTTTGCACTCGAAGACAGAAACAAGCTTCACGGTCAGCTCGGATGCTGTATGTACTCCAGCAACAG GTAAAAGAAATTCAGGATGATTTAGAGAAACTGAGTCCTCATGAAATCAAACACACTAAAAAG tctcAAGCAGTATCCAGAttggcagcagcacacagaggagCTATACGAGCCTTGCAGGCATTTGCCAATCAGTTTACTGATCAAACAGAGCAACTTATTCCTACCCACTACAAGGAACTGGGCAGTCTCATTCGACAGCTGTCTCTTTGTTCTGCCAAACTAGAAGTGGATTCTTCAGTTTCTGACATTATCATAGATATTTTGCTGCAAATTGAG GATCTGGATTCattgctggaaaagaaacaagcagccagaaaatcaaagaaatgtCTTACAGCATCTCAGCACAAATCTCCAGTGAACACTGAGACATCTCCAGACAGAAAGCAAGTGACATctccaaaaggagaaaaaaagtctctcatcttaaaggaaaaacatggaCAAGAACCTAGAAAATTTCCAGCTTCCAGAG ATAAACGTCAACGtgttacaaatatttcagcagttCAGAAGATGAACAGTCATGCTCATATATTGCACAATAAAttccaagaagaaaatgatctACCTACTCCAGAgagaaatgccattttaaaaggaagtatAGATTCACAGTTGAGATCTAGAGCTGTAAAAAAGGATCTCATCCTTGAAAGTGGccctttgaaaaagaaagacgTGATATTACCTGCAAAATCACAG GGAATGCTTAAACCTCTAAAACCAAGGCAGGTACAGCCTCAAGGAAAGCATGCCCAATTTCAAGAGACAACTATAGCTTTTCAGCTAAAAGAGAATAAACGACTTGTTAAGGAGAGCAGAATACCCTGGGTGCCTCCAAACCCTACATCTCCACCTGCTTCACCGAAACG TGCTCACAGGATATCCAGGACTGCAAGTTCCAAGAAGCTCATTCATAAGCattcagctttgcagaaagggaatacagaagaaagaagactaGGGTTCATGGAAAAAGAAGCTCTCAG actaGCATGGCTTGAAGCAGGAACTTCAAGAAGAATGAAGGTTCTAACTGACCTcagcaaaggagaaatggaaaaaataaaaaagttaag gtcGCAAGGTGCTTCTCCAACCCAGTACGTAGACAAAGTTGAGAAAGCAGTACAGAAACGCATAGAACCTCTGTTGGATAGGGCACAG cagGTTGCAGCAAATGCAGATATCCTGAGTGAGAAGGTATTGGATGATCTTTTAGAAGATACTGCTCAAGAACTCTGGAATACggagcagcagaagaaactcCAGGCTGAGGAGTTCATGGCTGACAGTCCTAGTCTAGAGACAATGTTGcaaagaatggaagaaattgAA agatacCAGGCGGCTGTATGCAGGAGATTCACCCAGATTGTGTATAGTGATTCAAAGTTCTGGGCCCAGGAAATGG aTCAACAAAGTGCATTAACAGCTAAAATACCTACATCTCCTCATCCAATTCACATAACCAAATTAACCCAGCACGTAGAGCgagaaacagacattttaattgaaaaactTTTTGATGACAA TGACACTGATGAAAACgaagaagcaaaggagaaattGCCGACTGGAAATGATATTCTGGATCCCTTGACTCAGAATTCTCTACAGAAGGAGTGCTATATTTCTCTCCCTGTTACAAAGGATATGCTCCAGAGCATCAAGGATTATAACAGCAGATATGAACATCACCTAAAGCTCATTTTTCATGAGGCAGTAGGTGGTTTCAATCCATGGCAGATTGCTGAGAG TCTTGCAGAAGAACTAACAGAAGAAGCCCTATGTGAtgtggcagcagagctgcaggatgtTTGTGAGGATTATGCAGAAGCTGTGTTCACGTCAGAATTTTTGCAGCCAGCACAGTAA
- the KIAA0753 gene encoding protein moonraker isoform X4, with protein sequence MGPSKPSLSGAPFASTTQLYRNEGKTLQTQLQFNRNVPAVPENLALRFSNPCPIIIEKLKSSKDQRNLSGSDNSSIKSSERDEEILNRDEEQQVCTRRQKQASRSARMLYVLQQQVKEIQDDLEKLSPHEIKHTKKSQAVSRLAAAHRGAIRALQAFANQFTDQTEQLIPTHYKELGSLIRQLSLCSAKLEVDSSVSDIIIDILLQIEDLDSLLEKKQAARKSKKCLTASQHKSPVNTETSPDRKQVTSPKGEKKSLILKEKHGQEPRKFPASRDKRQRVTNISAVQKMNSHAHILHNKFQEENDLPTPERNAILKGSIDSQLRSRAVKKDLILESGPLKKKDVILPAKSQGMLKPLKPRQVQPQGKHAQFQETTIAFQLKENKRLVKESRIPWVPPNPTSPPASPKRAHRISRTASSKKLIHKHSALQKGNTEERRLGFMEKEALRLAWLEAGTSRRMKVLTDLSKGEMEKIKKLRSQGASPTQYVDKVEKAVQKRIEPLLDRAQVAANADILSEKVLDDLLEDTAQELWNTEQQKKLQAEEFMADSPSLETMLQRMEEIERYQAAVCRRFTQIVYSDSKFWAQEMDQQSALTAKIPTSPHPIHITKLTQHVERETDILIEKLFDDNDTDENEEAKEKLPTGNDILDPLTQNSLQKECYISLPVTKDMLQSIKDYNSRYEHHLKLIFHEAVGGFNPWQIAESLAEELTEEALCDVAAELQDVCEDYAEAVFTSEFLQPAQ encoded by the exons ATGGGACCAAGCAAACCATCTTTGTCTGGTGCTCCGTTTGCATCCACTACCCAGCTATACAGGAATGAAGGAAAGACTTTACAAACTCAG CTCCAGTTTAACAGAAATGTTCCTGCAGTTCCAGAGAACTTGGCTCTCAGATTCTCTAACCCCTGTCCAATTATAATAGAAAAACTGAAGTCATCCAAGGATCAGAGAAATCTATCTGGAAGTGACAACTCCAGCATCAAAAGCTCTG agagagatgaagaaattttaaatcGTGATGAAGAGCAACAGGTTTGCACTCGAAGACAGAAACAAGCTTCACGGTCAGCTCGGATGCTGTATGTACTCCAGCAACAG GTAAAAGAAATTCAGGATGATTTAGAGAAACTGAGTCCTCATGAAATCAAACACACTAAAAAG tctcAAGCAGTATCCAGAttggcagcagcacacagaggagCTATACGAGCCTTGCAGGCATTTGCCAATCAGTTTACTGATCAAACAGAGCAACTTATTCCTACCCACTACAAGGAACTGGGCAGTCTCATTCGACAGCTGTCTCTTTGTTCTGCCAAACTAGAAGTGGATTCTTCAGTTTCTGACATTATCATAGATATTTTGCTGCAAATTGAG GATCTGGATTCattgctggaaaagaaacaagcagccagaaaatcaaagaaatgtCTTACAGCATCTCAGCACAAATCTCCAGTGAACACTGAGACATCTCCAGACAGAAAGCAAGTGACATctccaaaaggagaaaaaaagtctctcatcttaaaggaaaaacatggaCAAGAACCTAGAAAATTTCCAGCTTCCAGAG ATAAACGTCAACGtgttacaaatatttcagcagttCAGAAGATGAACAGTCATGCTCATATATTGCACAATAAAttccaagaagaaaatgatctACCTACTCCAGAgagaaatgccattttaaaaggaagtatAGATTCACAGTTGAGATCTAGAGCTGTAAAAAAGGATCTCATCCTTGAAAGTGGccctttgaaaaagaaagacgTGATATTACCTGCAAAATCACAG GGAATGCTTAAACCTCTAAAACCAAGGCAGGTACAGCCTCAAGGAAAGCATGCCCAATTTCAAGAGACAACTATAGCTTTTCAGCTAAAAGAGAATAAACGACTTGTTAAGGAGAGCAGAATACCCTGGGTGCCTCCAAACCCTACATCTCCACCTGCTTCACCGAAACG TGCTCACAGGATATCCAGGACTGCAAGTTCCAAGAAGCTCATTCATAAGCattcagctttgcagaaagggaatacagaagaaagaagactaGGGTTCATGGAAAAAGAAGCTCTCAG actaGCATGGCTTGAAGCAGGAACTTCAAGAAGAATGAAGGTTCTAACTGACCTcagcaaaggagaaatggaaaaaataaaaaagttaag gtcGCAAGGTGCTTCTCCAACCCAGTACGTAGACAAAGTTGAGAAAGCAGTACAGAAACGCATAGAACCTCTGTTGGATAGGGCACAG GTTGCAGCAAATGCAGATATCCTGAGTGAGAAGGTATTGGATGATCTTTTAGAAGATACTGCTCAAGAACTCTGGAATACggagcagcagaagaaactcCAGGCTGAGGAGTTCATGGCTGACAGTCCTAGTCTAGAGACAATGTTGcaaagaatggaagaaattgAA agatacCAGGCGGCTGTATGCAGGAGATTCACCCAGATTGTGTATAGTGATTCAAAGTTCTGGGCCCAGGAAATGG aTCAACAAAGTGCATTAACAGCTAAAATACCTACATCTCCTCATCCAATTCACATAACCAAATTAACCCAGCACGTAGAGCgagaaacagacattttaattgaaaaactTTTTGATGACAA TGACACTGATGAAAACgaagaagcaaaggagaaattGCCGACTGGAAATGATATTCTGGATCCCTTGACTCAGAATTCTCTACAGAAGGAGTGCTATATTTCTCTCCCTGTTACAAAGGATATGCTCCAGAGCATCAAGGATTATAACAGCAGATATGAACATCACCTAAAGCTCATTTTTCATGAGGCAGTAGGTGGTTTCAATCCATGGCAGATTGCTGAGAG TCTTGCAGAAGAACTAACAGAAGAAGCCCTATGTGAtgtggcagcagagctgcaggatgtTTGTGAGGATTATGCAGAAGCTGTGTTCACGTCAGAATTTTTGCAGCCAGCACAGTAA